One segment of Campylobacter hominis ATCC BAA-381 DNA contains the following:
- the pilO gene encoding type 4a pilus biogenesis protein PilO, producing the protein MKNNKSIFDQIDEFFATKKESDVKNYIVIALVLMVVIVYFAISPYSDEYFEAKEGALKDITAKLAKTDSDLASLSGPTGQDRNYMINENKGILRTDTSKLKNVRDSNRYFDAKLREVTNLTYSQENWAAFLDSLTALAENNNIKLKSLESEKQEITLQKIEPVLNITLNLEGDFNDLLRYVNKVEESKMIVDINQIDFNNTHDDRIGGKMNIAIWGMKYQ; encoded by the coding sequence ATGAAAAATAATAAAAGTATTTTCGATCAAATTGATGAATTTTTTGCGACAAAAAAAGAAAGCGACGTAAAAAATTACATTGTAATTGCTTTAGTTCTTATGGTTGTAATTGTTTATTTTGCAATCTCACCATATTCTGATGAATATTTTGAAGCAAAAGAAGGCGCGTTAAAAGATATAACAGCAAAACTTGCTAAAACGGATAGTGATCTTGCTTCTTTAAGCGGTCCTACAGGTCAAGATAGAAATTATATGATAAATGAAAATAAAGGAATTTTAAGGACAGATACATCAAAATTAAAAAATGTTAGAGATTCTAATAGATATTTTGATGCAAAATTACGAGAAGTTACAAATCTTACATATTCACAAGAAAACTGGGCTGCTTTTTTAGATAGTTTAACAGCTTTGGCTGAAAATAATAATATAAAGCTAAAAAGTTTGGAAAGTGAAAAACAAGAGATTACTTTACAAAAAATAGAGCCTGTATTAAATATCACTTTAAATTTAGAGGGTGATTTTAATGATCTTTTAAGATATGTTAATAAAGTTGAAGAATCAAAAATGATTGTGGATATCAATCAAATAGATTTCAATAATACACATGATGATAGAATCGGTGGTAAAATGAACATAGCAATATGGGGGATGAAATACCAATGA
- the era gene encoding GTPase Era translates to MKSGFVSLIGRTNAGKSSLLNFLVGERLAMVSHKINATRRKINGIAMFGEDQIIFIDTPGLHKSEKIMNKLMIDVAIKSIGDADLVLFLASIHDDTRDYEEFLKIAKRPPHILILTKTDETDDGKIAKKLGEYAKFCKEFCAIIPVNIKKKVYRAEILREIAKLLPEHEYFFDPQIISNTNLRDIYRDFILESVYESVSSEIPYNSDVLIEKITEKEQITKISAKIITDTNSHKQILIGKGGETIKRIGIKSRKRISDFSKVKIHLNLQIFVKKGWKNDENLVKSVFVY, encoded by the coding sequence ATGAAAAGCGGTTTTGTAAGTTTAATAGGCAGAACCAATGCCGGTAAAAGCAGTCTTTTAAATTTTCTTGTAGGAGAGAGACTTGCTATGGTCTCTCACAAAATAAATGCTACGCGCCGTAAAATAAACGGTATTGCCATGTTTGGCGAAGATCAAATTATTTTTATAGATACTCCAGGACTTCATAAAAGCGAAAAAATCATGAATAAACTCATGATTGATGTGGCTATTAAAAGTATCGGCGATGCTGATTTGGTGTTGTTTTTAGCAAGCATTCATGATGATACAAGAGATTATGAAGAATTTTTAAAAATCGCAAAAAGACCGCCACATATTCTAATTTTAACTAAAACGGATGAAACAGACGATGGAAAAATTGCTAAAAAACTCGGTGAATATGCAAAATTTTGCAAAGAATTTTGCGCCATTATTCCTGTAAATATTAAAAAAAAAGTTTATCGTGCTGAAATTTTAAGAGAGATTGCTAAATTATTGCCGGAGCATGAGTATTTCTTTGATCCGCAAATCATCAGTAACACAAATTTACGCGATATATACAGAGATTTTATTTTAGAATCCGTTTATGAGAGCGTCAGCAGCGAAATCCCTTATAATAGTGATGTTTTGATTGAAAAAATTACTGAAAAAGAACAAATAACAAAAATATCGGCAAAAATTATTACGGATACCAACTCTCACAAACAAATTTTAATCGGTAAAGGCGGTGAGACGATAAAGCGTATCGGAATAAAATCCAGAAAACGAATTTCAGATTTTTCTAAGGTTAAAATTCATTTAAATTTGCAAATTTTTGTAAAAAAAGGGTGGAAAAACGACGAAAATCTGGTAAAAAGCGTTTTTGTCTATTGA
- the hslU gene encoding HslU--HslV peptidase ATPase subunit, translated as MKTPKKIVEILDDYIIGQKNAKKTIAIALRNRWRRLKLDEEMRNEVMPKNILMIGSTGVGKTEIARRLSKMFGLPFVKVEASKYTEVGFVGRDVESMVRDLAAASVNLVKNEELEKNREKIDEYIEKRILQKVLPPLPRGASDEKVEAYNKSYEKMREKFRNGLIDDLIIEIEIDESSLESNPNLPPEMANMQESFIKVIGISTKKTKKELKIKDAKVALKNEASDKVLNKDRIKAEAIRRAENEGIIFIDEIDKIAVSSGNSGRNDPSKEGVQRDLLPIVEGSSVNTKYGNINTDHILFIAAGAFHISKPSDLIPELQGRFPLRVELDSLDENALYEILTKPKNSLIKQYMALLATEGLKLKFSEDGIKSIAKFAALANEKMEDIGARRLQTIMEKVLEDLSFSADEHAGTDVKIDEKTVAQKLENIVLDEDLAKYIL; from the coding sequence ATGAAAACACCGAAAAAAATTGTTGAAATTTTAGATGATTATATAATAGGTCAAAAAAACGCTAAAAAGACAATAGCCATAGCTTTGAGAAATCGTTGGCGTCGCCTGAAACTTGACGAAGAGATGCGAAATGAAGTAATGCCTAAAAATATTTTAATGATAGGTTCTACCGGTGTCGGTAAAACTGAAATCGCGCGCAGACTCTCAAAGATGTTCGGACTTCCTTTTGTAAAAGTTGAAGCCAGCAAATACACGGAAGTCGGCTTTGTCGGACGCGATGTGGAAAGTATGGTTAGGGATTTGGCAGCAGCTTCTGTAAATTTGGTAAAAAACGAAGAACTTGAGAAAAACCGCGAAAAAATTGATGAATATATAGAAAAAAGAATTTTGCAAAAAGTGCTTCCGCCGCTTCCAAGAGGAGCAAGCGATGAAAAAGTGGAAGCCTACAATAAAAGCTATGAAAAAATGCGCGAAAAATTTCGCAACGGCTTAATTGATGATCTTATAATTGAGATTGAAATTGATGAAAGCAGTTTGGAATCAAATCCGAATTTACCGCCTGAAATGGCAAATATGCAGGAAAGTTTTATCAAAGTAATAGGAATTTCAACTAAAAAAACAAAAAAAGAACTAAAAATAAAAGATGCAAAAGTCGCTCTTAAAAATGAAGCAAGCGATAAAGTTTTAAACAAAGATCGCATTAAAGCCGAAGCTATAAGAAGAGCTGAAAATGAAGGCATTATTTTTATTGATGAAATTGATAAAATTGCTGTTTCAAGCGGAAATTCAGGTAGAAACGATCCAAGCAAAGAAGGTGTTCAACGCGATTTACTTCCAATAGTTGAAGGTTCGAGTGTAAATACAAAATATGGAAATATTAACACGGATCATATTTTATTTATCGCAGCGGGAGCATTTCATATAAGCAAACCAAGCGATTTAATACCGGAACTTCAAGGCAGATTTCCTCTTCGCGTAGAACTTGACAGTTTGGATGAAAATGCACTTTATGAAATTTTAACAAAACCTAAAAATTCTCTTATAAAACAATATATGGCGCTTCTAGCTACGGAAGGTCTGAAATTAAAATTTAGTGAAGACGGCATAAAATCCATTGCAAAATTTGCAGCTCTTGCAAATGAAAAAATGGAAGACATAGGCGCCAGACGTTTGCAAACCATAATGGAAAAAGTGCTTGAAGATTTGAGCTTTTCAGCTGATGAACATGCTGGAACGGACGTGAAAATAGATGAAAAAACGGTCGCTCAAAAATTGGAAAATATAGTGCTGGATGAAGATTTGGCAAAGTATATTTTATGA
- the hslV gene encoding ATP-dependent protease subunit HslV, with amino-acid sequence MFKATTILAYKGKNGSIIGGDGQVTFGNTVLKGTATKIRKIGKDGKVLAGFAGSTTDAFNLFDMFEKCLESAKNDLLKAAVDFSKEWRKDKYLRKLEAMMLVLDREHIFLLSGVGDVVEPDDGKIAAIGSGGNYALSAARALDKFGNLNEEELVKESLKIASEICIYTNNHIKTYAIWDNK; translated from the coding sequence ATGTTTAAAGCAACTACGATTTTAGCCTATAAGGGTAAAAACGGCTCAATTATCGGTGGTGATGGTCAAGTTACATTCGGCAACACCGTTTTAAAAGGCACGGCTACTAAAATTAGAAAAATCGGCAAAGATGGTAAGGTTTTGGCTGGTTTTGCAGGGAGTACGACTGACGCTTTTAATCTTTTCGATATGTTTGAAAAATGTTTGGAATCCGCTAAAAATGATCTTTTAAAAGCTGCTGTAGATTTCAGCAAAGAGTGGAGGAAAGATAAATATTTAAGAAAACTTGAAGCTATGATGCTTGTCCTGGATAGAGAACACATATTTTTATTAAGCGGCGTAGGTGATGTCGTGGAACCTGATGACGGCAAAATAGCAGCCATTGGAAGTGGCGGAAATTACGCACTTTCGGCGGCAAGAGCTTTGGATAAATTTGGAAATTTAAACGAAGAGGAGTTGGTTAAAGAGAGTTTAAAAATAGCAAGTGAAATTTGTATTTATACAAACAATCACATAAAAACATACGCAATTTGGGATAATAAATGA
- the rplI gene encoding 50S ribosomal protein L9 yields MKILLIKDVKSLGKAGEVKEVKDGYANNFLIAKGFAKAATTEVLRRYESQKQKEAEDERYEIESLKTLSNTLKGVRVKIAKQVGSNNALFGSVTKDDVANALKEQKNIEIDKKLIELPQTKTIGIYDVNLKLKFGVTAKFEIEVVGE; encoded by the coding sequence ATGAAAATTTTACTTATAAAAGATGTTAAATCACTTGGAAAAGCAGGTGAGGTAAAAGAGGTAAAAGACGGATACGCAAATAATTTTCTAATCGCAAAAGGTTTTGCAAAAGCTGCGACTACAGAAGTTTTACGCAGATATGAAAGTCAAAAGCAAAAAGAGGCTGAAGATGAGCGATATGAGATAGAAAGTCTAAAAACACTTTCAAATACTCTAAAAGGCGTAAGAGTTAAAATTGCAAAACAGGTTGGAAGCAATAATGCGCTTTTTGGTTCCGTTACAAAAGATGATGTAGCAAACGCCTTAAAAGAACAAAAGAATATTGAAATAGATAAAAAATTGATTGAACTTCCTCAAACAAAGACTATTGGAATTTATGATGTAAATTTAAAACTTAAATTTGGTGTTACGGCTAAATTTGAGATTGAAGTAGTAGGCGAATAA
- a CDS encoding argininosuccinate synthase: protein MKKNVKKVVLAYSGGLDTSVILKWLEDNYKCEVVTFTADIGQNEDLKPIKEKALKLGIKKENIFIKDLREEFVRDYVFPMFRANAVYEGEYLLGTSIARPLISKYLVEIAKKTNADAIAHGATGKGNDQVRFELGAYALNPNIKVIAPWREWDLNSREKLLAYAEKNGIDIAKKKGKSPYSMDANLLHISYEGLVLEDPNHAPEADMWRWTTDPKLAPNESEIIEIEYKNGNPIALNGKNLKPHEMLNELNNLGAKHGIGRLDIVENRFVGMKSRGCYETPGGTIMLKAHRAIESITIDKGAAHLKDELMPKYAELIYNGFWFSPERSMLQALIDKSQEYVNGKVKLELYKGNVIVIGRESKSDTLFNVNFSTFEEDSVYNQKDAEGFIKLNALRFIIAGKNGRKI from the coding sequence ATGAAAAAAAATGTAAAAAAAGTCGTTTTGGCGTATTCGGGCGGGCTTGATACAAGCGTTATTTTAAAGTGGCTTGAGGATAATTACAAATGTGAAGTTGTAACTTTTACAGCCGATATCGGTCAAAATGAAGATTTAAAACCTATCAAAGAAAAAGCTTTGAAGCTCGGGATTAAAAAAGAAAATATTTTTATAAAAGATTTACGCGAAGAATTTGTTAGAGATTACGTTTTTCCTATGTTTAGGGCAAATGCCGTTTATGAGGGTGAATATCTGCTTGGAACTTCAATTGCGCGCCCTTTAATTTCAAAATATCTGGTTGAGATAGCAAAAAAGACAAATGCGGACGCGATAGCACACGGTGCTACCGGCAAAGGAAACGATCAGGTAAGATTTGAACTTGGCGCATATGCACTTAATCCAAATATAAAAGTTATAGCTCCTTGGCGAGAATGGGATTTAAATAGTCGTGAAAAACTTTTAGCTTATGCTGAGAAAAACGGTATTGATATAGCAAAGAAAAAAGGCAAATCTCCATATTCAATGGATGCGAATTTACTCCATATATCTTACGAAGGTTTGGTTTTGGAAGATCCAAATCACGCACCTGAGGCTGATATGTGGCGATGGACGACAGATCCGAAACTTGCGCCGAATGAGAGCGAGATTATAGAAATTGAGTATAAAAACGGCAATCCGATTGCATTAAACGGTAAAAATTTAAAACCGCACGAAATGTTAAATGAACTTAATAATCTTGGCGCAAAACATGGAATAGGTCGTCTTGATATTGTAGAAAATCGTTTTGTAGGTATGAAAAGCAGGGGTTGTTATGAAACTCCAGGTGGAACGATTATGCTAAAAGCGCACAGAGCTATTGAAAGTATAACTATCGATAAAGGTGCGGCGCATTTAAAAGATGAACTTATGCCGAAATATGCCGAGTTGATCTATAACGGCTTTTGGTTTAGCCCTGAGCGCTCTATGCTTCAAGCTTTGATTGATAAAAGCCAAGAATATGTAAACGGTAAGGTTAAACTTGAACTTTATAAAGGAAATGTGATTGTAATCGGTAGAGAAAGCAAAAGCGATACGTTATTTAACGTAAATTTCAGCACATTTGAAGAGGACAGCGTTTATAATCAAAAAGATGCCGAAGGATTTATAAAACTAAATGCTTTGCGTTTTATAATTGCAGGCAAAAACGGACGAAAAATTTAA
- a CDS encoding DNA methyltransferase has translation MIKNTILQGDCLKILKTLPDKSIDLIFADPPYWMRVDGILKRPEGENFSGCDDKRDNNFLNNDDYSQFTEKWLNECKIVLKNNEIRKK, from the coding sequence ATGATTAAAAATACAATTTTACAAGGAGATTGTTTAAAAATTTTAAAAACTTTACCTGATAAAAGTATCGATTTAATTTTTGCAGATCCGCCTTATTGGATGAGAGTTGACGGAATTTTAAAACGACCTGAAGGAGAAAATTTCAGCGGTTGTGATGACAAGCGGGATAATAATTTTTTAAATAACGACGATTATTCACAATTTACAGAAAAATGGCTTAACGAGTGTAAAATAGTTTTAAAAAATAACGAAATCAGAAAAAAATAA
- a CDS encoding RNA-binding S4 domain-containing protein, with protein MRIDKFLNVVNIVKRRAISEDMCKSGVVSINGAVSKPAKELKIGDKISIKFLKETVNYEVLDFPTTKSIPKNEQEKYVKKL; from the coding sequence ATGAGAATTGATAAATTTTTAAATGTTGTAAATATCGTAAAAAGAAGAGCAATCAGCGAGGATATGTGTAAAAGCGGTGTAGTAAGCATAAATGGCGCCGTTTCAAAACCTGCAAAAGAGCTGAAAATCGGAGATAAAATTTCCATTAAATTTTTAAAGGAAACGGTTAATTACGAAGTTTTAGACTTTCCTACTACAAAAAGTATTCCAAAAAACGAACAGGAAAAATATGTCAAAAAACTTTGA
- the tsaE gene encoding tRNA (adenosine(37)-N6)-threonylcarbamoyltransferase complex ATPase subunit type 1 TsaE encodes MSKNFEFILDENEISRVVEILPKSGIIILQGNLASGKTTLVREIVKKHGKNWKNVSSPTFSIMQNYGEIYHYDIYNAGINGILKNGLFENFFVPGLHLIEWGDENLMKYLQNFGLEFCIVQISVKGEKRKYEVKNA; translated from the coding sequence ATGTCAAAAAACTTTGAGTTTATACTTGACGAAAATGAAATTTCGCGCGTTGTCGAAATTTTGCCAAAAAGCGGAATAATCATTTTGCAAGGAAACCTGGCAAGCGGAAAAACAACACTTGTAAGAGAAATTGTAAAAAAACATGGCAAAAATTGGAAAAATGTCAGCTCTCCTACTTTTTCAATTATGCAAAATTACGGCGAAATTTATCATTATGACATTTATAATGCCGGTATAAACGGAATTTTAAAAAACGGACTTTTTGAAAATTTTTTCGTGCCCGGACTTCATTTGATAGAATGGGGAGATGAAAATTTAATGAAATATTTGCAAAATTTCGGACTTGAATTTTGCATCGTGCAGATATCGGTAAAAGGTGAAAAACGAAAATATGAGGTAAAAAATGCATAA
- the lptB gene encoding LPS export ABC transporter ATP-binding protein, whose translation MHKLEVKNLKKTIKKTEIIKGISLFVENGEIVGLLGPNGAGKTTTFYMICGLIPASGGEIFLDNNEISKISLNKRARLGIGYLPQESSIFKDLSVEENLMLAAEITYKDENEANKKVNEMLNLLNIEPIRDRKGVSLSGGERRRCEIARSLMITPKFLLLDEPFAGVDPIAVADIQNIVKSLKDLGIGVLITDHNVRETLAICDRAYVIKDGSLLASGSSKDVANDENVKKYYLGDHFKMNE comes from the coding sequence ATGCATAAGCTTGAAGTAAAAAATTTGAAAAAAACCATTAAAAAAACCGAAATTATAAAAGGCATTTCACTTTTTGTTGAAAATGGCGAAATTGTAGGACTTTTAGGACCGAACGGCGCCGGCAAAACTACAACTTTTTATATGATTTGCGGATTGATTCCGGCTAGTGGCGGCGAAATTTTTTTAGACAATAATGAAATAAGTAAAATTTCACTAAACAAGCGCGCGCGATTAGGAATTGGATATTTGCCGCAAGAAAGCAGCATATTCAAAGATTTAAGTGTGGAAGAAAATCTTATGCTTGCAGCCGAAATAACTTATAAAGATGAAAACGAGGCGAACAAAAAAGTAAATGAAATGCTTAATTTGCTAAATATAGAGCCGATAAGAGATCGTAAAGGCGTTAGCTTAAGCGGCGGAGAGCGGAGACGCTGTGAGATTGCGAGAAGTCTTATGATAACGCCGAAATTTCTACTTTTGGACGAACCATTTGCAGGAGTAGATCCTATCGCTGTAGCGGACATTCAAAACATCGTAAAAAGTCTGAAAGATCTTGGAATCGGTGTTTTAATCACTGATCACAATGTAAGGGAAACTTTGGCAATTTGTGATAGAGCTTATGTCATAAAAGATGGTTCACTTTTAGCAAGCGGAAGTTCAAAAGATGTAGCGAATGATGAAAATGTTAAAAAATACTATCTGGGTGATCATTTTAAAATGAATGAATAA
- a CDS encoding MetQ/NlpA family ABC transporter substrate-binding protein: MKKFLNFVACIAFVLGFSSSFANATEKITVGATPVPHAEILEFVKPELKKMGYELEIKVFNDYVIPNVATDEGQLDANFFQHIPYLNDFNAQKGTKLVKAAAVHLEPMGVYSKKIKNLDELKDGDKVGIPNDPTNESRALDVLVNVGLIKVNDNALRTPKDIIENSKNLKFIEIEAAQVPRTLGDTAISVINTNFAMNAGLNPVKDALAIESKDSPYANILVVKDGNENTPKIKALVKALNSESVKNFINEKYKGAIIPAF; encoded by the coding sequence ATGAAAAAATTTTTAAATTTTGTGGCTTGTATTGCCTTTGTATTAGGCTTTTCAAGCAGTTTTGCAAATGCAACAGAAAAAATTACTGTAGGTGCAACTCCCGTTCCGCATGCCGAAATTTTGGAGTTTGTGAAACCCGAGCTTAAAAAAATGGGTTATGAACTTGAAATCAAGGTTTTTAATGATTATGTTATTCCGAATGTTGCAACCGATGAAGGGCAATTGGATGCGAATTTTTTCCAACATATACCGTATCTGAATGATTTTAATGCACAAAAAGGCACAAAACTTGTAAAAGCCGCCGCCGTTCATTTGGAGCCGATGGGTGTTTATTCAAAAAAAATAAAAAATCTTGATGAATTAAAAGATGGCGATAAAGTAGGTATTCCAAATGATCCGACAAATGAAAGCCGCGCACTTGACGTGCTTGTAAATGTAGGTCTTATAAAAGTAAATGATAATGCTCTTCGCACACCTAAAGATATCATAGAAAATTCTAAAAATTTAAAATTTATAGAAATAGAAGCGGCTCAAGTTCCGCGCACTCTTGGTGATACCGCGATTTCCGTTATAAATACAAACTTTGCTATGAATGCCGGTCTTAATCCGGTAAAAGACGCTCTTGCGATTGAAAGTAAAGACAGTCCTTACGCAAATATACTTGTCGTAAAAGATGGTAATGAAAACACTCCGAAAATTAAGGCGCTTGTGAAAGCCTTAAACAGCGAAAGTGTTAAAAATTTTATAAACGAAAAATATAAAGGTGCAATTATTCCGGCATTTTAA
- the mog gene encoding molybdopterin adenylyltransferase, whose translation MSVKIGILTISDRASAGIYTDKGGPEIKRILDDWLTCEHEFFYEIIPDDFELVKSKICSFADNFNCDLIFTTGGTGPAVRDITPEATEDVCDKILPGFGELMRFESLKFVPTAILSRQTAGIRGKTLIVNLPGQPKAILECLTPIFPAIPYCVDLIGGNFITADETKIKIFRPKK comes from the coding sequence ATGAGCGTTAAAATAGGAATTTTGACAATCAGCGACAGAGCAAGTGCAGGCATTTATACTGATAAAGGCGGCCCTGAAATTAAAAGAATTTTAGACGACTGGCTTACTTGTGAGCATGAATTTTTTTATGAAATTATTCCGGATGATTTTGAACTGGTTAAATCTAAAATTTGCAGTTTTGCAGATAATTTTAATTGCGATTTGATTTTTACTACCGGAGGAACCGGACCTGCCGTGCGCGATATTACGCCTGAGGCTACAGAGGATGTTTGCGATAAAATTTTACCTGGATTTGGCGAACTTATGCGTTTTGAGAGTTTAAAATTTGTTCCTACCGCGATTTTATCAAGACAGACAGCAGGTATAAGAGGAAAAACCTTAATTGTAAATTTACCTGGGCAGCCAAAAGCTATATTGGAATGTTTAACTCCTATTTTTCCGGCTATTCCATATTGTGTTGATTTGATTGGCGGCAATTTTATAACTGCCGATGAAACTAAAATTAAAATTTTCCGCCCTAAAAAATAG
- a CDS encoding AAA family ATPase — protein MKLETKQILQNFKPNKLNIILILSFLLIILLMIVYFKDDTIFIKQSDYKNLISQEGISNADITLKDDVLYIHFNGRNYAILKDLADIDELGKIALIKKEQSGEEISVFSILFIVFISIILIYMLEIMILRKRNRIISQIAVQKSNAENFGLDITPVISNVKFKDVAGISEVKDELIEIVDFLKNPEKYKNFGVKLPKGVLMIGPPGVGKTLIAKAVAGEAGVPFFYQSGASFAEIFVGVGAKRVRELFAKAKAVAPSIIFIDEIDAVGKTRAKGRNDELESTLNQLLTEMDGFKENNGVIVIAATNKAEMIDTALLRAGRFDRRILIALPNFADRVEILKVYLKDKNFIGDVAKIAGICVGFSGASIATLVNEAAINAMRRNSEKIELSDFEAVKSKVLLGSKKTIALSDYEKEIQSYYQASKALTAFWFNVDFEKIGLLDEKFLNFDTQIDSKTKIINEIKVLLSGVAGLKIYKNDAFSNGSKDIKKAAFLAEKMIFDYAMGDNLIPNEREITDILENSYNEVSELLKNKGDELAKIAKRIFVYEFVEFKFVGDTLLGAK, from the coding sequence ATGAAATTGGAAACGAAGCAAATTTTGCAGAATTTTAAACCGAATAAGCTGAATATTATTCTTATTTTGTCGTTTTTGCTGATTATTTTGCTGATGATTGTTTATTTTAAGGACGATACGATTTTTATTAAACAGAGCGATTATAAAAATTTAATTTCGCAAGAAGGCATATCAAATGCAGATATAACGCTAAAAGATGATGTTTTATATATTCATTTTAACGGTAGAAATTATGCTATTTTAAAAGATTTGGCGGATATCGATGAACTTGGAAAAATCGCTCTTATAAAAAAAGAACAAAGCGGCGAAGAGATTTCCGTTTTTTCTATTTTATTTATAGTTTTTATATCTATTATTTTGATTTATATGCTTGAGATAATGATTTTACGCAAACGAAACAGGATAATTTCTCAAATCGCCGTCCAAAAAAGCAATGCGGAAAATTTCGGTCTTGATATAACTCCTGTAATTTCAAATGTAAAATTTAAAGATGTAGCAGGAATAAGTGAAGTAAAAGATGAACTCATTGAAATTGTCGATTTTTTGAAAAACCCTGAAAAATATAAAAATTTCGGAGTTAAACTTCCAAAAGGCGTTTTAATGATCGGACCTCCCGGAGTCGGAAAAACTCTCATTGCAAAAGCTGTCGCCGGGGAAGCCGGCGTACCGTTTTTTTATCAAAGCGGAGCAAGTTTTGCCGAAATTTTTGTAGGAGTCGGTGCAAAAAGAGTAAGAGAACTTTTTGCGAAAGCAAAAGCGGTAGCACCTTCGATAATTTTTATCGACGAAATAGATGCTGTCGGTAAAACTCGTGCAAAAGGGCGAAATGATGAGCTTGAAAGCACTTTAAATCAATTGTTGACAGAAATGGACGGATTTAAAGAAAATAACGGAGTGATTGTAATCGCAGCTACAAATAAAGCCGAAATGATTGATACTGCGCTACTTAGAGCAGGAAGATTTGATCGTAGAATTCTTATAGCTTTACCGAATTTTGCCGATAGAGTTGAAATTTTAAAAGTTTATTTAAAAGATAAGAATTTTATCGGTGACGTGGCTAAAATAGCCGGAATTTGCGTAGGATTCAGCGGAGCTTCAATAGCAACTCTTGTAAATGAGGCAGCAATCAATGCAATGAGGCGAAATAGCGAAAAAATCGAGCTTAGCGATTTTGAAGCCGTTAAATCGAAAGTGCTTTTAGGTTCTAAAAAAACGATAGCTTTGAGTGATTACGAAAAGGAGATTCAAAGCTATTATCAGGCAAGCAAGGCTTTAACGGCATTCTGGTTTAATGTTGATTTTGAAAAAATCGGGCTTTTGGATGAAAAATTTTTAAATTTTGACACGCAAATTGATTCTAAAACTAAAATTATAAATGAAATAAAAGTTTTACTTTCAGGCGTTGCGGGACTTAAAATTTATAAAAACGACGCATTCAGCAATGGAAGTAAAGATATAAAAAAAGCTGCATTTTTGGCTGAAAAAATGATTTTCGATTACGCTATGGGAGATAATTTAATTCCAAATGAACGCGAAATAACCGATATTTTGGAAAATTCTTATAATGAAGTAAGTGAGCTTTTGAAAAATAAAGGAGACGAACTTGCAAAAATTGCAAAACGCATTTTTGTTTATGAATTTGTTGAGTTTAAATTTGTAGGCGATACGCTTTTGGGGGCGAAATGA